One Triplophysa rosa linkage group LG8, Trosa_1v2, whole genome shotgun sequence genomic window, agccccgccctccttagttactgttgctacgCCTGTCAAGCGTTCATGCCTGGCAAGTGTTGTATGCACCGGTGTCAGACATTCCCAAGGAGATAATTAGTAATTTTTGGcgaacatgtgaaatatctgagagagcaagacaaaagggactgcagtgtgcattcgagggatatatccacgacataatatgcaaccgattagaaaataatttaatcaaaattgaagctaAAGCCTATGAATGTAACATTCTCCTGCTTATATTTTAGTAGCGCGCCAGGCTACTGCTCACACGTCGTGGGTCTAATCTACGCCTTGGACCTGGCAAGAGCCAGAGATGCTGAGCTGAGCcatacatcatcaacaacacaaacaaatttccgTCTTGCCAttaatcatcttattttacattcaaatatatgcattatgaacaaagaaccgtcatttttccaagcaatgatgtgctgcgttagctagctagctaacattagcgtgctcttaccttggggcaaacataggtgtttttgttaatcctgtcgacctttagtggggcattctaaaacgcttaacgtacctaaacagcgataaaggaaaaacaagtttctgtcaaatttgacttctaataaacacatgctgctgtcaaaagaacgagctcttggtccgcagataaagtgaatatcacgttaagcgatctcaccatagaagtccattataagaaaaaacagcttaacgtggcttagacaaatttctgtgattttagttgtaattaatacttcaaaagccactgtgcattgtgttaaaaagtgcAGTAGGGGCTTCTTTATgccctgtctgaaaccaatattaagaaatgaggctgaaaggcaataaagttgctaactcctggcttcagtgttgttacatcgagctgaatagcctgtgcagcaaactagaacaaaacagcacaaatgtttctaaaagctctgataaaaagggacagaaatataaatgagatgatacagtgcattgtttaggtacgttacgccacggtaagctgtttccttataatggacttctatgggggagaaaatgattaacgtgatattcactttatccgcggaacaagagctcgttcttttgacagcagcaagtgtttaacACAAGGAAggattgacagaaatttggttttccttgatcgctgtttaggtacgctaagcgttttagaatgtcccacatttagttgtgaatgagGCCTTCCACACTGCTTGATCCACGTCCGACATTTCTCCCCTTGGATTTTAGGTTTCGGGAAGGGAAAAAATTCACCACCCCGTCCAAGCTTTTAGGATTCTGgctatcagatttacacaatccGTACGCACAACGCTTTGGCATGTTTCCCTCGctcgaaagcttgacagacctccCGTGCCTAGTTATGGTTGCTAAACCACGATTGGCCTGTGGCGGTTTTCGGGcgtggcttagcgaagggtcaatttgatagcaccagagttagtggggtgaggtaagaaaaaggaatcactaaaacttcattaaaatgtgtttaaaacattaataaatcaattagaaattaatacaaatcattgtttatgattgaattatttttatgtaaactctctttcttcctttatttgttgtgaacgactcctataagagaacacaattcctttaatatcagtgagtgtttttgggcccgtccgttattgtttgatgaacattataaacagagatctttattatgctgctgcccctttaagagctcgcgcaatatactggaacacgtggtttgtttcccaactgtttggtcatgaaacaaactgaatacctttacagggtttcttgttaatatgggaatttttaggttattttgtgtttatatgtccgtttcagagtaagaaggcgtgaaagagaactccgtttagtattttgtgctctgactctctgggcacGCGGCGTGCATCTCAAACAACctgcgagacctgaaggcttttagtgattattcttcatgaaagctgcattgatacacgtttggcttctatcaacagcgacttacaaataaatagtatttagcgtgatgtataacgttttgtatgctttgcagtattgttagagatctttatacaatagtttagtgcataaagcttaaacacatgtttcctgcattagcttcacatgcatgcaatacttgcaacacatttcgttatctttgctgttttgtaccttagaaggggaaattcttgtattctgcatatttatttaagttgcaagattgagcgcttcactcgtctgctctttcggtcccccgaggatgctttgatttggatcagtatgtgagtaacatactaacatatcaagatatgttgttgttgtaatattagctgtgtgacggagcagttttgagtgtcattgtttatctggaaccgctttaatattgtactcgtccagacaGGGcaggattatccaatgggcattatgggcacaggctcaggggcccatgcgtgcttggggcccaagaaagggggagaaaatgttttcgctatattcattctgccatgtgcctctctggccgcacacacgcaagtgcgcacacaaaaccgtgtttctaaagtacgcaagtctgtctcttgatttagtaacttttacaagccctttagcagcttttgttcagaagcacAATGCGATAAATCAAGCGACTTTCTGATAAACTTTagctttcagtgggaaaatgtcccctgcgagcgcaaggtctctctttccccgcgcagggatcgtctcattgagcggcaggaagaagcagcacagtccacaggtgactcctgaatgaaatgagtacaaaacagcgtttccaacaacctgtcactgttatccactgtttgaatgtgtaaacatgaacccatttcgtctgtaaatatgcacatggttaccatgacagaggctgtgtgaaagaatatagccaaaatcgccgctttttatagaaactgaaaagatgtaaatgagaacgtctttattgttgtgaatataagatataggttaagttagaataccctcacggttgtctttaaaatcttaaaaaggtaagagtttttttttttttacatgtatttggtcttcgccaataatgaattttatattgatataatgttgatcaggtctaactACCTTAATTTACCGATTTTTAGCCTaagttattagaaaatccagagtgcttttacatacattgcaaaatgtttacttacacagactcgtaacagtataactaatattcgttaatgccgtttaccattacacgcttacataagaacgtgagtcgcgaagtgcttgttacacaaataaagttgaacaaatggacaaattactcttatagtataatcattgacaaagtctgcccttttattcttagaaaaatgaatatgtttatgtatgtggggggggggtctacaagacacttgtgcccaggggccactgaattcttaatccgggcctgcgtccagatactggagagagagagagcgagcgagagagagagcgcgcgttggagctgaaactggagagcgagcgagagcgcgttttactcttttactcaatgatgaataaactgtcagttaatccgcgggtcacatgcgttccgcaccggagagcacgagcCGTACGAATCACGGATCATCcgtgatccgtttcaccacgataccgcagcggagaggaagagaaaacgcgcgttgtagagttgtttgtccgtttaggactgctgtacaaaacatggcggcgaattcaatgtatgtagggccgctctgtatgtagatataaacagattattctaaggtattacaaacttaatggttcattacgtaaggtctttatacacctctgaagaaatagttttgtatattatattgtatttctgtcaatacatcctcctaaaaatgccgtattgttcttTTAACAAAACCCAAGTGTGCGTGTACTCCATCCAATTAGTAATCGTGACGTTACTAAACACGCCCACTGACGAGGTCGCAGGCAGCTCGCAGGCTATAGTGATAGTTTGCCACCGCCAAAGTTTTGCAACCGCCTAAAAAGAAGAAGCAGCCAGCACTCAGTGGGAAATATAAACAGTCAATATGCCGAAGTGATTCTGAAAAGTTGCGTTCAGCTGTGTTCTTCAGCATCCTGTCAAGTTACAACCGACACCCTGTtactgttctgcatttaaaggtttaagatctccctctctctgtctcgctctTACTTACACACCTGTTTATAATGAGTAAaatgtagtaataataatagttaaaataataatatttgaagtataaaatataatttcaatacACATTGTTGAACTCGTTATTAACGAATTGGGTATGTGAATAATCTTTAAACTAAATCTACACTGTTAAAGTGCATTTTGTGTGGTGTGAGGGCGGGGCCATGGGCCATAGATGTGAACGTCGatatgttgtcattttgttacTGTGGTTCCGTTGCTGCTGGTGTATGTCGCTAGCCATAGCATGGTACATTAATTGTGGCATTtaaaatagctaaatattgaTCAAATTTAACCAAATATGAATCAATTATTTTGGGCGGTTTTGTGTGCGTTTGGGCGGGTTTTGGACCGTTTTTGGGCTGGAAACCTTCAACTCTATCTGGCAACACTGCTGGTGGGTCTTGGTAGTTTTGTTATGGTTTAACCATGGTAAAACCGCATCGGATGTGCTCGTGCTTCATTGGCACGAGATATTACTCTGccttcataatttttttttcgtgccgtttgtaaaataaaatatacacaacatgtgctttaaaacgCTGTTTTAGTGACTTGTGCAGTGTGcgcatgtcagcagattatatcggatttgaagcttgtcatgtaaacacgcacattaatcagatcacttaatttacctttcatgtaaacactacattcagattgcacgatctgattaaattcaatccgatgtgtccatgtaaaTGCAGCTAGTGCTGTCTTGTGCTGTGTACACACAACACGACACACTGTAGTGCAAACATATGTTTAAATGGTTACAAGAATAAAGTGGTATATTAAAGGGTCAATGAAAGAAGaccaatatgtaaatataacagTTCTTTCAGTCAAaggaatattttttataaataagtaCTTCGGGTTTGAGGATTCCCCACTTGTAGTCACTGTAATCTTGCTCTGTGTTTCAAAATTTAAACAATGCTAATACTATAGAAGTTTAAGAAAGGTTGTAAAAGTTTGCAATGCAGTCataatttattatctgttaacctTCTAACTTTGTTATTTCAGCCCTCTTTTGAGTGAATACAAAGAGAAGTGTGATGATATCCTTTCATAAACTGTGTAGAATGGTGCTGTTTTTATGTTTGGTGCAGGAATGAAATATCTGTAACCTATCTGCACACTCGTTGTAGAATTTCACTATATTTTATGGATCCGTTTCTGTTTGCCTTGACAAAAAATTACAGCTTCAAAAATCACAGAGGTAAGATAAATCTTTGAAGTGCATAACTTGAAGTTTATGTTTATGGCTGGTGCTTTTAAAGGTCTTTTAAGGGTCTCTAAACTAGGCCTCATGTGACAAAAGGAAACTTTTGTAAATAAAAGGAAACATGCTGATACATTCAAGTTCTCATGTCGTTTCTGAAGTAATACCAGAATCCTTTCCTTGGCCTATACCCCTGCTTAAATACACAACCTCCAGTAGGGACACCAGACAGTTTGGTTTTGAACTCAGTGAAGATGCCTCTTAATACTGTCTTAACGTATGTGAATTATGTCATGTGGGTCCAGGGTAATagttgtttattgttgttgtgtttggatCAGAGAGAGCAGCAAACTGCACAGACAGCTGGATGAGGTGCTGCTGAAGCTGGAGCCATTAGAGAAACAGACGGCGGAGTATGAACACATAAAGACTGAGCTGGAGAAGACAAAGGTCTGTGTTCAAACATTCTGTGGAGTTGGGCATTGTGGGATAGTGGCCATAGGATATATATGTATGTTATTGTCCCTTCTTTGTAAAACAGGCTGATTTGAGATGTTATCAGCAGAAGTGCGAAGTGGTGGAGAAACTTAGATCTGACAACTCTCAGATGCTCGCATTGTAAGACCCCTGTGATGTAATTACATCATGCTGCCATTGTATTGTGTTTCTCTGCTCATAGCatttatgtttatgtattttcagAAAAGGAAAAGTTGAAGAATCCCTAAGGAAAGCTGAAGGTATGCGTGTAAATTGTTTGGGTCATACACTAACTGGTTTTCTGGGTCATTTCCCCGCAATGCGACTTTGTACCCACTCTTTACCCAGACACGGTGCAGAGGCAGAACCTGGAGAATGAGAAACTCAAGGTTCAACAGAAAACTTTAGAAGAGCGTCTGCAGAAAACTCAGGTTAGATGCTGGCATCTGTGAAGTTTTGGCTAGTTGCATGAGCTTGGTAACTTAGGTCCAAAAATATGgataaaatattaatgaaacatttattaCTGGTTCTGGGTGGTTTTAGttagaaaataaatgagattAATTAGGGGTGTGCGATATGACGATATTTGATCGCGAACGATTAAAATGACAGCACGATCCACTTTTTCGGAAAAATCGTTACATCGTCCTATATAGTGCACGACACGTTATATCCGTTGCTGTTCTATTGATTTCGTCAACATCCGTGCGATAGATGGCGCCAAGTTAACAAACTCGTGTACGTTGCTCGTAAATTTAGTGAGATTAAGCGACGCAGTCAGTGACGATGGAGGGAAACGCGGAGCAGTTGGTCcctaaaaaaaattcaacatcTGTAATATGGAAATGGTTTGGTTTTTCCCCAACAGACACAGCGCAAACAGCAGTTATTTGCAAATGTTGCAATGATAAGATTCGCACGTCGGATGGCAACACAACAAACCTTTTTAACCACCTCAAAAGAAAGCACCCGAAAGAGTATGCCGACAGTCAAATTATAAAGGGACCCCACGCGAGAACATCAGGTACAACCAAGCAGCCAGAAACTACAAGGCTTAAACAAACGACTTTAACGAAAGATGCATTTGAGAAAGGAACTCCGTATGACAGAACGAGCAAGCGCTGGAAAGATGTGACTGATGAGGTGACATTTTACCTGGCCAAAGACATGATTCCCATAAAGACTGTGGAAAATGAGGGCTTTAAAAGACTGCTCAAAGTCGTAGATCCACGTTACAAAATACCCAGCCGCAAATATTTTTCTTCCACGGCCATTCCACAGCTTTATTCCGAGTGCCGCAGCAAGATgcaaaacaaaattcaaaacGTAAAGTTTTTTGCTACAACAGCTGATTTATGGTCTAGCCGTACGTCAGAGCCTTATTTAAGTCTGACGATTCACTTTATTCATGACTGGAAGTTGTGCAGTGCGTGtctagaaacaacatatttcccaCAAGATCACACGGGCGAGCTCATAGCGCAAGGCCTCAGGGACGCGCTTGAATGTTGGGGACTGAAAGAAGCAAACATGACCTGTATGACGACAGATAGCGGGGCCAATATGGTGAAGGCATTGGAGCTCAACAGCTGGGCTCGTCTGCAGTGTTTTGGGCACAGACTCCACCTAGCCATCGGTGAGtgcaactaaaaataaatattgtctcTGCCATTCAGGAGATTGTTcgtataataaataatttaaaattacattagGAACATTGAACAGTAAAATTATGAGATTAGTTTGCAATAATAATTGCACTGTTATATGtaattgttttgtattatttatatataaaaacgtttttgtggaacatctgtttggtttcaataaaataatataattttataatataaacatttgtaaataaaattttaCATTGTGCATTAGGTTAAATCTAATTAATacattattcttttttattagaaaaaagtGCCAAAGACCCTCGTGTTGAACGTGTAACATCGGTTTGCAAGAAAGTCGTCAGTACATTCTCCTTCAGCTGGAAGAAAAAGAGGGACTTAAGTAATGCTCAAACTGAGCTAAAGCTACCTCAACAGAAGCTCATCACCGAGTCCCCAACACGATGGGGTTCGAGACTCAACATGATCGAGAGAGTGCTTGACCAGGAAAAGGCCATTTCTCAGGTCCTGAAGGCAGACAAGAAGACTAAAGCATTTGGTCCCGTCATGGCAAGATGTTGACGTAATGGAGTCTGTGAAAAAGGCATTGAGTCCACTGAAAGACTTTACTGATGCACTCTCAGGTGAGGACTATGTGAGTATATCTTATGTAAAGCCAGTGCTTCACCTGTTGAAAGTCAACATTTTGAGCCTGAATGATGAAGACActgaactaacaaaaacaatgaagacAAGCATTCTCGCATACCTCACTGACAAATATCAGGACCCCACCACTGATGACCTGCTGGACATGGCTTCGCTTGTCGATCCCAGGTTCAAAACACAATACATAGACAAAGATAAGATAGAGGGAATACAAACCAGAGCTTTGTCTGAGCTGGAGGCTTTGCTGACCATACAGTATCCAACATCAAATCAGCAGCCTACATCTAGTACCTCAACCTCCACATCACAGAGCCCTGATGAGGGTCAGACACCACCCaagaaagcaaaacaatcacttgccagctttttaaaagcctcaGGTG contains:
- the LOC130557863 gene encoding E3 SUMO-protein ligase ZBED1-like, whose product is MEGNAEQLVPKKNSTSVIWKWFGFSPTDTAQTAVICKCCNDKIRTSDGNTTNLFNHLKRKHPKEYADSQIIKGPHARTSGTTKQPETTRLKQTTLTKDAFEKGTPYDRTSKRWKDVTDEVTFYLAKDMIPIKTVENEGFKRLLKVVDPRYKIPSRKYFSSTAIPQLYSECRSKMQNKIQNVKFFATTADLWSSRTSEPYLSLTIHFIHDWKLCSACLETTYFPQDHTGELIAQGLRDALECWGLKEANMTCMTTDSGANMVKALELNSWARLQCFGHRLHLAIEKSAKDPRVERVTSVCKKVVSTFSFSWKKKRDLSNAQTELKLPQQKLITESPTRWGSRLNMIERVLDQEKAISQVLKADKKTKAFGPVMARC